The following nucleotide sequence is from Longimicrobium sp..
TGTTGCCGAGTGGATGGCGGAAGACAGCGGAGGGGATCACAGCGAGGGCGTGAGGATGTCGGAAATCCGGGTTTCGGACTGGACCGAGCTGAACGAGCAGCTGTACCAGAACGCCTACAACGAGCAGATCGGGCGTATCCGCTCGTCGTACGTGTTCCGCGGCGTGTCGCAGGCGGACTACGCGCTCACCACCAGCCTGTGCCGGCTGGGGGGCGACTTCGCGCGGATGGAGCAGCACCTGCTGCGCAACTTTCGCAAGTACGCGCCGCGAAAGGGGCACGAGGTAGACTCCATCTGGAACTGGATGGCGCTGGGGCAGCACCACGGCCTCCCCACCCGGCTGATGGACTGGACGTTTTCGCCCCAGGTGGCCATGCACTTCGCCACCGCGCGGCTGGACCAGTTCGGCGCCGACGGGGTGATCTGGGCGGTGGATTTCGGGGCCGCGCACGCGCTGCTTCCCAAGACCCTCCGCGACGAGATGGAGTCCGAAGAGGCCGACGTGTTCACGGTCGAGATGCTCCAGCGGCGCGCCCAGACGCTGGAAGAGTTCGATGCGCTCGCCGACGAGGACTTCGTGGTGTTCCTGGAGCCGCCCTCGCTGGACGAGCGGATCGTCAACCAGTACGCCGTCTTCGCGCTCATGTCGAGCCCGGAGGCGAAGCTGGAGGACTGGATGCAGACGCACCCGGACC
It contains:
- a CDS encoding FRG domain-containing protein, yielding MSEIRVSDWTELNEQLYQNAYNEQIGRIRSSYVFRGVSQADYALTTSLCRLGGDFARMEQHLLRNFRKYAPRKGHEVDSIWNWMALGQHHGLPTRLMDWTFSPQVAMHFATARLDQFGADGVIWAVDFGAAHALLPKTLRDEMESEEADVFTVEMLQRRAQTLEEFDALADEDFVVFLEPPSLDERIVNQYAVFALMSSPEAKLEDWMQTHPDLFRKIVIPAELKWEVRDKLDQANVTERVLLPGLDGLSAWLKRYYSPRCP